In a single window of the Streptomyces sp. HUAS ZL42 genome:
- a CDS encoding RimK family alpha-L-glutamate ligase, whose product MSRPCIALIADPTSPEGCREYLAQAVELLTGAPPVRIDSRCFGAGGTGRGVRDGGRLRLQVPEEGLDLVPDVVVLYEIPPHRRHELAALQRLLERHEVVTLGTGPEAWRTATEKNLTVERLARDGVAQMETAVLSRPSPREAAAAFDRLGRDTWARPVIGTGGDETFHVTGEAQLADAAVFYAQRGTDWLLSRDAGNMTPEGHRHQFRVFVLGGRVVHAREHVQPATDIPCNTCRGATPFHIAPEDLPVRLAELAVAATASVGLPWAGVDLAIENGGVVFEVNVQPAFVEGELETVAVPYIQAHLDALAAVRHGNRTALPPARAALGRGSEISSR is encoded by the coding sequence GTGTCCCGACCCTGCATCGCCCTGATCGCCGACCCCACGTCGCCCGAAGGCTGCCGCGAGTACCTGGCGCAGGCCGTGGAACTGCTCACCGGCGCGCCGCCGGTGCGGATCGACTCCCGGTGCTTCGGGGCCGGGGGCACCGGACGCGGTGTCCGCGACGGAGGCCGCTTACGGCTGCAAGTCCCGGAAGAAGGACTGGACTTGGTGCCCGACGTAGTCGTGCTCTACGAGATCCCGCCGCACCGTCGACACGAACTCGCCGCCCTCCAGCGCCTCCTGGAACGCCACGAGGTGGTGACCCTCGGCACCGGACCGGAGGCCTGGCGTACGGCGACGGAGAAGAACCTCACCGTCGAACGCCTCGCCCGCGACGGCGTCGCCCAGATGGAGACCGCCGTCCTGTCCCGGCCGAGCCCGCGCGAGGCTGCCGCCGCCTTCGACCGGCTCGGACGGGACACCTGGGCCCGGCCCGTCATCGGTACGGGAGGCGACGAGACCTTCCACGTCACCGGCGAAGCCCAACTCGCGGACGCTGCCGTGTTCTACGCGCAGCGGGGAACCGACTGGCTGCTCTCCCGCGACGCGGGGAACATGACCCCGGAGGGCCACCGCCACCAGTTCCGGGTCTTCGTCCTGGGCGGCCGTGTCGTGCACGCCCGCGAACACGTGCAGCCCGCGACCGACATCCCGTGCAACACCTGCCGGGGTGCCACCCCCTTCCACATCGCCCCCGAGGACCTGCCGGTGCGCCTCGCCGAGCTCGCCGTGGCCGCCACCGCCTCCGTCGGACTGCCCTGGGCCGGCGTCGATCTCGCCATCGAGAACGGCGGCGTCGTGTTCGAGGTCAACGTCCAGCCCGCCTTCGTCGAAGGCGAACTCGAGACCGTGGCCGTCCCGTACATCCAGGCACACCTGGACGCCCTGGCCGCGGTTCGTCACGGCAACCGCACGGCCCTGCCACCGGCACGGGCGGCCCTTGGGCGCGGGAGCGAGATCTCTTCCCGGTGA
- a CDS encoding phosphoketolase encodes MSVDTQQASAPLTDDELRTLDAHWRAANYLSVGQIYLMANPLLTEPLRPEHVKPRLLGHWGTSPGLNLVYTHLNRVIKARDLDSLCIWGPGHGGPAVVAGSWLEGSYTETYPDITRDAAGMERLFKQFSFPGGVPSHVAPETPGSIHEGGELGYALSHAYGAALDNPGLVVTCVVGDGEAETGPLAASWHSNKFLDPVHDGAVLPVLHLNGYKIANPTVLSRLPESELDALLRGYGHDPIHVTGDDPAVVHHAMAQAMDTALDRIAAFQRAAREDGATERPRWPMIVLRTPKGWTGPAEVDGLPVEGTWRSHQVPLAAVRDNPDHLRQLEAWLRSYRPEELFDEYGAPRPDVLACVPDGPRRLGATPHANGGLLRRELPLPPLESYAVPVDKPGMTLHEPTRVLGELLRHVMAATAERRDFRLVGPDETASNRLQAVFDASGKAWQAQTLQVDEHLDRHGRVMEILSEHTCQGWLEGYLLTGRHGLFSCYEAFVHIVDSMVNQHIKWLRVTRNLPWRAPIASLNYLLTSHVWRQDHNGFSHQDPGFVDHILNKSPEAVRVYLPPDANTLLSVADHALRSRDYVNVIVAGKQPCFDWLTMDQARVHCARGAGIWEWAGSEDGTREPDVVLACAGDVPTQEILAAAQLLRRHLPELSVRVVNVVDIARLMPREEHPHGMSDFEFDGLFTADRPVIFAYHGYPWLIHRLAYRRTGHKNLHVRGYKEIGTTTTPFDMVVRNDLDRYRLVMDVVDRVPGLAVRAAAVRQRMEDARQRHHDWIRVHGIDMPEVADWAWDG; translated from the coding sequence ATGTCCGTCGACACGCAGCAGGCGTCCGCCCCGCTCACCGACGACGAGCTGAGGACGCTGGACGCCCACTGGCGCGCCGCGAACTACCTGTCCGTCGGCCAGATCTACCTCATGGCCAACCCCCTGCTGACCGAGCCGCTGCGCCCCGAGCACGTCAAACCGCGGCTGCTCGGCCACTGGGGGACCTCGCCCGGGCTCAACCTCGTGTACACCCACCTCAACCGCGTCATCAAGGCCCGCGACCTCGACTCCCTGTGCATCTGGGGCCCCGGGCACGGCGGTCCCGCGGTGGTGGCGGGCTCCTGGCTGGAGGGCTCGTACACCGAGACGTACCCCGACATCACGCGGGACGCGGCCGGGATGGAACGGCTGTTCAAGCAGTTCTCGTTCCCCGGCGGCGTCCCCAGCCACGTGGCGCCCGAGACACCCGGCTCCATCCACGAGGGCGGCGAACTGGGCTACGCCCTCTCCCACGCCTACGGCGCCGCCCTGGACAACCCCGGTCTGGTGGTGACCTGCGTCGTCGGCGACGGCGAGGCGGAGACCGGCCCGCTGGCCGCCTCCTGGCACTCCAACAAGTTCCTCGACCCCGTCCACGACGGCGCCGTCCTGCCCGTCCTGCATCTCAACGGCTACAAGATCGCCAACCCGACGGTCCTGTCCCGGCTCCCCGAGTCCGAACTCGACGCCCTGCTGCGGGGATACGGCCACGACCCGATCCATGTCACCGGTGACGACCCGGCCGTCGTACACCATGCGATGGCGCAGGCCATGGACACCGCACTGGACCGCATCGCCGCCTTCCAGCGGGCCGCACGCGAGGACGGCGCGACCGAGCGCCCCCGCTGGCCCATGATCGTGCTGCGCACCCCCAAGGGCTGGACCGGCCCGGCCGAGGTCGACGGCCTGCCCGTGGAGGGCACCTGGCGTTCCCACCAGGTCCCGCTGGCCGCCGTCCGGGACAACCCCGACCACCTGCGGCAACTGGAGGCCTGGCTGCGCTCGTACCGCCCGGAGGAGCTGTTCGACGAGTACGGCGCCCCGCGCCCCGACGTCCTGGCCTGCGTCCCCGACGGACCCCGCAGGCTCGGCGCCACCCCGCACGCCAACGGCGGACTCCTGAGGCGCGAACTGCCCCTGCCGCCGCTCGAGTCGTACGCCGTTCCCGTGGACAAACCCGGTATGACCCTGCACGAACCCACCCGCGTCCTCGGCGAGTTGCTCCGGCACGTCATGGCAGCCACCGCCGAGCGGCGTGACTTCCGCCTCGTCGGACCGGACGAGACCGCGTCCAACCGCCTGCAGGCCGTCTTCGACGCCAGCGGCAAGGCCTGGCAGGCACAGACCCTCCAGGTGGACGAGCACCTCGACCGGCACGGCCGGGTGATGGAGATCCTGTCCGAACACACCTGCCAGGGCTGGCTGGAGGGCTATCTGCTCACCGGTCGGCACGGGCTGTTCTCGTGCTACGAGGCCTTCGTGCACATCGTCGACTCGATGGTGAACCAGCACATCAAATGGCTGCGCGTCACCCGGAACCTGCCCTGGCGCGCGCCCATCGCCTCCCTCAACTACCTGCTGACCTCGCACGTGTGGCGTCAGGACCACAACGGCTTCTCCCACCAGGACCCCGGCTTCGTCGACCACATCCTCAACAAGAGCCCCGAAGCCGTACGGGTCTACCTGCCACCGGACGCCAACACCCTGCTGTCGGTGGCGGACCACGCCCTGCGCAGCCGCGACTACGTCAACGTGATCGTGGCCGGAAAACAGCCCTGCTTCGACTGGCTGACGATGGACCAGGCACGCGTCCACTGCGCACGCGGCGCCGGCATCTGGGAGTGGGCCGGCAGCGAGGACGGCACGCGCGAACCCGATGTGGTGCTCGCCTGCGCGGGCGACGTCCCCACCCAGGAGATACTGGCCGCCGCACAACTGCTGCGCCGGCATCTGCCCGAACTGTCGGTGCGCGTGGTGAACGTCGTCGACATCGCCCGGCTGATGCCGCGCGAGGAACACCCGCACGGCATGAGCGACTTCGAGTTCGACGGCCTGTTCACAGCCGACCGGCCCGTGATCTTCGCCTACCACGGCTACCCGTGGCTGATCCACCGCCTGGCCTACCGCCGCACCGGCCACAAGAACCTGCATGTGCGCGGCTACAAGGAGATCGGGACCACGACCACGCCGTTCGACATGGTCGTCCGCAACGACCTCGACCGCTACCGCCTGGTCATGGACGTCGTGGACCGCGTCCCGGGTCTCGCGGTGCGCGCGGCGGCCGTACGACAGCGGATGGAGGACGCCCGGCAGCGCCATCACGACTGGATCCGCGTCCACGGCATCGACATGCCGGAGGTCGCCGACTGGGCGTGGGACGGATGA
- a CDS encoding universal stress protein, producing MSRNVTVGLDGSPESTAAAEWAAREAALLEVPLRLVHAGDLPPHDYVPFAGEAVPPPGADRAAHLLRDMAASLAHRHPGLRVTSERLPGHAAAALTEAAQEAEVLVLGSRGLGRAAGYLLGSVASAVVARAGRPVVLVRADAGEADEHRPDALGTTSGATPYRDVVLGLALDERPADAVLEFAFAAAARRSAALRIVYGLQPGGKAGNPDRPAVREEEAMAGALRPWRDKFPGVEVIEEAVIGTAGSHLVDASHDASLVVVGRTNRAVPVGPHVGPVAHQVLHGAAAPVAVVPHD from the coding sequence ATGTCGCGCAATGTCACCGTCGGCCTGGACGGTTCGCCCGAGAGCACGGCCGCCGCCGAGTGGGCCGCCCGCGAGGCCGCCCTGCTGGAGGTCCCGCTGCGTCTCGTGCACGCCGGCGACCTACCCCCGCACGACTACGTGCCGTTCGCCGGCGAGGCCGTACCGCCGCCCGGCGCGGACCGGGCGGCACACCTGCTCCGAGACATGGCGGCCTCCCTCGCCCATCGCCATCCCGGCCTGCGCGTCACCTCGGAGCGGCTCCCCGGGCATGCCGCGGCCGCCCTGACGGAAGCCGCGCAGGAGGCGGAGGTACTGGTGCTGGGATCCCGCGGCCTGGGCCGGGCAGCGGGATACCTGCTCGGCTCCGTGGCGTCCGCCGTGGTGGCGCGGGCGGGGCGGCCGGTGGTTCTCGTCCGTGCCGACGCCGGGGAGGCGGACGAACACCGGCCGGACGCGCTCGGGACCACTTCCGGGGCGACCCCGTACCGCGACGTCGTCCTCGGCCTCGCACTGGACGAACGGCCCGCCGACGCCGTCCTCGAGTTCGCCTTCGCGGCCGCCGCGCGCCGCTCGGCGGCCCTGCGGATCGTGTACGGCCTGCAACCGGGCGGGAAGGCCGGCAACCCGGACCGACCTGCGGTGCGGGAGGAGGAGGCGATGGCCGGCGCGCTGCGCCCGTGGCGGGACAAGTTTCCCGGCGTCGAGGTGATCGAGGAGGCAGTGATCGGAACGGCCGGCTCGCACCTCGTGGACGCCTCCCACGACGCCTCACTCGTCGTCGTCGGCCGTACGAACCGCGCCGTGCCCGTCGGCCCCCACGTCGGCCCGGTAGCCCATCAGGTGCTCCACGGCGCCGCGGCACCCGTCGCGGTGGTGCCGCACGACTGA
- a CDS encoding pyridoxamine 5'-phosphate oxidase family protein encodes MALDKAQPLQAGPRRSIELDSLEALRLLGSVSFGRIVFTRHALPTIRPVNHVLDNGDIVIRTHEGAALTARTRGTGDQGVVVAYEADAIDPDTHLGWSVVVTGYARLVTDKDELARYQTLLRPWMDRTMDYAVRIRPDLVTGIRLAAAGT; translated from the coding sequence ATGGCCCTCGACAAAGCCCAGCCGTTGCAAGCCGGACCACGCCGGAGCATCGAACTCGACAGCCTGGAGGCATTGCGGCTGCTGGGCAGCGTCTCCTTCGGGAGGATCGTCTTCACCCGGCACGCGCTGCCGACCATCCGCCCGGTCAACCATGTCCTGGACAACGGCGACATCGTCATCCGCACCCACGAGGGCGCGGCCCTGACCGCACGCACCCGCGGCACCGGCGACCAGGGCGTCGTCGTCGCGTACGAGGCCGACGCCATCGATCCGGACACCCACCTCGGCTGGAGCGTGGTGGTCACCGGCTACGCCCGTCTGGTCACGGACAAGGACGAGCTGGCCCGCTACCAGACCCTGCTGCGGCCCTGGATGGACCGGACCATGGACTACGCGGTCCGCATCCGTCCCGACCTGGTCACGGGCATCCGGCTGGCCGCCGCCGGCACCTGA
- a CDS encoding universal stress protein, whose amino-acid sequence MTEQQVVVGVDGSLVAVRALDWAADEAARRAAELRVVYAVPDCDEAAPVLAEAAARVGERHPGLPVDTRAVRGGAVKALARESEDAALTVVGTRGFGAVGSLLAGSVSLRLAAHVRSPLLVVRGDHPCDEGRRVLLGLESDADADAAAYAFREAERRGVRLDVLHSRIHRHTTPELPSLVPATSPGQEREAQDDRAEEAVPRFSLARLQAEHPEVGVEARTVRTGPAHALLEATREAAVVVIGVHRRTRLGPHLGPVVHTLLHRSHCPVALVPTAG is encoded by the coding sequence ATGACCGAGCAGCAAGTGGTCGTCGGAGTGGACGGTTCGCTCGTCGCCGTGCGGGCGCTGGACTGGGCCGCGGACGAGGCCGCGCGGCGCGCCGCCGAACTGCGCGTCGTGTACGCCGTGCCCGACTGCGACGAGGCCGCACCGGTACTGGCCGAGGCCGCCGCACGCGTCGGCGAGCGGCACCCCGGTCTGCCGGTCGACACCCGGGCGGTCCGCGGCGGCGCCGTCAAGGCCCTCGCCCGGGAGAGCGAGGACGCGGCGCTCACCGTCGTGGGCACCCGGGGATTCGGCGCCGTCGGCAGCCTGCTGGCCGGCTCGGTGAGCCTGCGACTGGCGGCGCACGTACGCAGCCCGCTGCTGGTCGTCCGCGGGGACCACCCGTGCGACGAGGGCCGCCGGGTCCTGCTCGGACTGGAGAGCGACGCCGACGCGGACGCCGCCGCCTACGCCTTCCGGGAGGCGGAGCGGCGCGGTGTGCGGCTGGACGTCCTGCACTCCCGGATCCACCGGCACACCACCCCCGAGCTGCCCTCGCTGGTGCCCGCCACCAGCCCCGGCCAGGAGCGCGAGGCGCAGGACGATCGGGCGGAGGAGGCCGTGCCGCGCTTCTCCCTCGCCCGGCTGCAGGCGGAGCATCCCGAGGTCGGCGTCGAGGCCCGCACGGTGCGCACCGGTCCCGCACACGCGCTGCTGGAGGCCACGCGTGAGGCCGCCGTCGTGGTGATCGGCGTGCACCGTCGCACCCGGCTCGGTCCGCACCTCGGCCCCGTCGTCCACACCCTCCTGCACCGCTCCCACTGCCCCGTGGCGCTGGTGCCCACGGCCGGATGA